From Prosthecobacter sp., the proteins below share one genomic window:
- the pyrH gene encoding UMP kinase: MSDPTAPRKFRRVLLKLSGEALRQPGSTDNISPPIVEDMAAQIKAAHQTGLEIAVVVGGGNFWRGVTASNKGMERATADYMGMLATVMNSLALQSMLEAMDVPSRVQSAIKMDNVAEPFVRRKAMRHLELGRVVIFAAGTGNPFFSTDTTAALRASEINAEIVLKATKVDGIYDSDPAKNPNAVKFDRVSFHECLTRQLKVMDSTAFSLCMENNMPIGVFSMNEPDNIRRALVGEYIGTMVDAKG, from the coding sequence ATGTCCGATCCCACTGCTCCTCGAAAATTCCGTCGTGTTCTCCTCAAACTCAGCGGTGAAGCACTGAGACAACCAGGCAGTACCGACAACATCTCCCCGCCCATCGTCGAAGATATGGCGGCGCAGATCAAAGCGGCGCATCAAACCGGCCTCGAAATCGCCGTCGTCGTCGGTGGTGGAAATTTCTGGCGCGGCGTGACGGCCAGCAACAAAGGCATGGAGCGTGCCACGGCGGATTACATGGGCATGCTGGCCACGGTGATGAATTCACTGGCCTTGCAGAGCATGCTGGAGGCCATGGATGTGCCGTCGCGGGTGCAAAGCGCGATCAAGATGGACAACGTGGCCGAGCCCTTCGTGCGCCGCAAAGCCATGCGCCATCTGGAACTTGGCCGCGTGGTGATCTTCGCCGCCGGCACGGGCAATCCGTTCTTCTCCACCGACACCACCGCCGCGCTGCGCGCCAGCGAGATCAACGCCGAGATCGTGCTGAAAGCGACCAAGGTGGACGGTATTTACGATTCCGATCCCGCCAAGAACCCGAACGCGGTGAAGTTTGACCGCGTCAGCTTCCACGAATGCCTGACACGCCAGCTCAAGGTGATGGACTCCACGGCGTTTTCCCTCTGCATGGAAAACAACATGCCCATCGGCGTGTTCAGCATGAACGAGCCGGACAACATCCGCCGCGCACTCGTCGGCGAGTACATCGGCACGATGGTTGATGCGAAGGGCTGA
- the frr gene encoding ribosome recycling factor: protein MTMLEADEAMTKAVEHAIHEFATVRTGKANPTLVENMDVHVMSYGSHMKLKQLAMITTPDARLIRIEPFDPSTLQDIDRAIRESRLGLNGSIEGKVIRLPIPSLSQERREQMVKMCKTLGEDARVRVRSARRDALEAIKKGEKDGSITEDDLHRMEKEIQTMTDKKIAEIDQHVVSKEKEILTV, encoded by the coding sequence ATGACCATGCTGGAGGCCGATGAGGCCATGACGAAGGCCGTCGAGCACGCCATCCACGAATTTGCCACCGTGCGCACCGGCAAGGCCAACCCCACGCTGGTCGAAAACATGGATGTGCATGTGATGAGCTACGGCAGCCACATGAAGCTGAAGCAGCTCGCGATGATCACCACGCCGGACGCGCGGCTGATCCGCATCGAGCCGTTTGATCCCAGCACTTTGCAGGACATCGACCGCGCGATCCGCGAATCACGCCTCGGTCTCAATGGCTCCATCGAAGGCAAGGTCATCCGTCTGCCAATTCCCTCCCTTTCGCAGGAACGCCGCGAACAGATGGTGAAGATGTGCAAGACCCTCGGCGAAGACGCCCGCGTGCGGGTGCGCTCGGCGCGGCGCGATGCACTCGAAGCCATCAAGAAGGGTGAGAAAGACGGCAGCATCACCGAAGATGATCTCCATCGCATGGAGAAGGAGATTCAAACCATGACCGACAAGAAGATAGCCGAAATCGACCAGCATGTGGTGTCGAAGGAGAAGGAAATTCTGACGGTCTGA
- a CDS encoding UDP-N-acetylglucosamine diphosphorylase encodes MFSASDYLDLTHTKHGILFPDDSPVWTALTRIESYLEFRLQREIRVQVPPGAFIGEDVFIDEGTTLEPGAVIKGPAWIGRNCQIRAGCYIRENVIVGDGCVLGNSCEFKNCVVFDGCEIPHYNYVGDSILGHKAHLAAGVILSNVRLDRMEVTVKTDTDTIPTGLRKFGAIIGDYAEIGCNSVISPGSIIGRRSIVYPLTHFSGVLDADLLLKTRQTQQVVKRKK; translated from the coding sequence GTGTTTTCCGCAAGCGACTACCTCGACCTCACGCACACGAAGCATGGCATCCTGTTCCCGGATGACTCGCCCGTGTGGACGGCATTGACGCGGATCGAGTCCTATCTGGAGTTCCGGTTGCAGCGTGAGATCCGGGTCCAGGTGCCGCCGGGGGCGTTCATCGGCGAGGATGTGTTTATTGATGAAGGCACCACACTCGAACCCGGTGCGGTAATCAAAGGTCCGGCCTGGATTGGGCGGAACTGCCAGATCCGTGCCGGCTGCTACATTCGCGAGAACGTGATCGTCGGCGACGGCTGCGTGCTGGGAAACTCGTGCGAGTTCAAGAACTGCGTGGTCTTCGACGGCTGTGAGATTCCGCACTACAACTATGTGGGCGACTCGATCCTCGGTCACAAGGCGCATCTGGCCGCCGGCGTGATCCTTTCCAACGTGCGGCTGGACCGGATGGAGGTCACCGTGAAGACGGACACCGACACAATCCCCACCGGCTTGCGGAAATTTGGCGCGATCATCGGCGATTACGCGGAAATCGGCTGCAACAGCGTGATCAGCCCCGGCAGCATCATCGGGCGGCGCAGCATCGTGTATCCGTTGACGCATTTCAGCGGCGTGCTTGATGCGGACCTTCTGTTGAAGACGCGGCAGACGCAGCAGGTGGTGAAGCGGAAGAAGTAA
- a CDS encoding DUF6600 domain-containing protein → MKARLRSLFVVTVLVSFASCDKSTPPAASMAPAPVPNTAETEIQLAEARDALQRQALEIDTKTALMEKQLAEMEQALKDRENAELRVSLDALKKQNDDLRVQADAARRQSNVITQRIDTTTPRVSVPPQISAPRDYSLFYERLAPYGRWMDVGGYGYCWMPTITTARWRPYVDGCWVWSSLGWTWQSNEPFGWAVYHYGRWVNLSRHGWVWVPGSEWAPGWVSWRQSRDYVGWAPLPPETGACREVYRDCDSQYNLGPSSYTFITTNHFVQPSYTTVCAPVTYNTTIFQSSVNVTQIVRCDDHSRRNVFKHHGGPPRAQMEQVCARPVPQVQVNAVQAGQLSRPRPGHRQHEAVIAPVIVELPAVKAGALPARPKMADRIEKPKVVSGFDGVPQNAAAEIRETIAEDKATAVVQQPVIVTTPAVIPRPAAESHPKRHRDPAETAPVLETVRPAIAVNNQAPAETVSAPVVMPQATEKTTPAVVIETKPSAAPEAAPSAVMPAVSSSPPETKIVESGVSAPALPQTAPMAVPAVEPMKTESPVTAAVPVPEPEKAPQVPVAEVPAAMPPTQGVATPQPVEVAVTQQAAAEKMTAEQAAIANAAAAAEKIRVLVAEQQAQASAMQQRPQQEAQERLLAEKIAAEQATAAAEAEKTRMQAATAQQQEALAAQQRMAAEQTAAENEKVRQQAQAAAMQQQQEQLAAQQRMAAEQAAAAAMQRQQEEAARRVAEEQQMRAQQEAERRAQEMAQRQAEEAARRAQEAEMRRAQEMAQRQAEEQARRAAEEQMRAQQEAAQRAAQEMAQRQAEEAARRAQEEAQRAAAEAAQRAAEEAARRAAEEAARNQPQPAPPGQ, encoded by the coding sequence ATGAAAGCCCGGCTCCGCTCCCTTTTTGTCGTCACGGTCTTGGTTTCGTTCGCCAGTTGTGACAAGTCCACACCGCCCGCTGCCAGCATGGCTCCAGCGCCTGTCCCAAACACGGCGGAGACGGAAATCCAGCTCGCCGAAGCACGGGATGCCTTGCAGCGGCAGGCCTTGGAGATCGATACGAAGACAGCGCTGATGGAAAAGCAGCTCGCCGAGATGGAACAGGCGCTCAAGGACCGTGAAAACGCCGAGCTGCGCGTTTCGCTCGACGCTTTGAAGAAGCAGAACGACGACCTGCGAGTGCAGGCGGATGCGGCACGGCGTCAGAGCAATGTGATCACGCAGCGCATCGACACCACCACGCCGCGTGTGAGTGTGCCGCCGCAGATTTCCGCCCCGCGTGATTACTCGCTCTTTTATGAACGTCTCGCGCCTTATGGCCGCTGGATGGATGTGGGCGGCTACGGCTACTGCTGGATGCCCACCATCACCACGGCACGCTGGCGGCCATATGTGGATGGCTGCTGGGTGTGGTCATCGCTGGGCTGGACATGGCAGTCGAACGAGCCTTTCGGCTGGGCGGTGTATCATTATGGCCGCTGGGTGAATCTGTCGCGCCACGGCTGGGTCTGGGTGCCGGGCAGCGAATGGGCGCCGGGCTGGGTCTCCTGGCGTCAGAGCCGCGACTACGTCGGCTGGGCACCGCTGCCGCCGGAAACCGGTGCCTGCCGTGAAGTGTACCGCGATTGCGATTCACAGTACAACCTCGGCCCGTCGAGCTACACCTTCATCACCACGAATCATTTCGTGCAGCCGAGCTACACCACGGTTTGCGCCCCGGTGACGTACAACACGACGATTTTTCAGAGCAGTGTGAACGTAACGCAGATCGTGCGTTGCGACGACCACTCTCGCCGCAACGTCTTCAAGCATCATGGCGGCCCGCCACGGGCGCAGATGGAGCAAGTTTGCGCGCGTCCTGTGCCGCAGGTGCAGGTGAATGCCGTTCAGGCGGGTCAACTGTCACGGCCACGTCCTGGACATCGCCAGCATGAAGCCGTGATTGCACCAGTCATCGTCGAACTCCCGGCCGTGAAAGCTGGCGCATTGCCCGCGAGGCCGAAAATGGCTGATCGCATCGAAAAGCCGAAGGTGGTCAGCGGATTCGATGGCGTGCCGCAAAACGCGGCGGCGGAGATTCGTGAAACGATTGCCGAGGACAAAGCGACCGCCGTGGTGCAGCAGCCCGTGATCGTGACAACACCCGCCGTCATCCCGAGGCCTGCGGCAGAAAGTCACCCCAAACGGCATCGCGACCCTGCGGAGACCGCCCCGGTGCTCGAAACCGTGCGTCCTGCCATCGCCGTGAATAACCAAGCGCCTGCGGAAACCGTTTCAGCTCCCGTGGTCATGCCCCAGGCCACAGAAAAGACGACACCTGCGGTTGTGATCGAAACCAAACCGTCCGCAGCCCCTGAAGCCGCTCCATCTGCGGTGATGCCAGCCGTTTCCAGCAGTCCACCTGAAACCAAGATCGTGGAGAGTGGCGTTTCGGCCCCTGCCCTGCCTCAAACCGCCCCCATGGCTGTTCCTGCGGTCGAGCCGATGAAAACGGAGTCGCCCGTGACTGCCGCGGTTCCCGTTCCAGAGCCGGAAAAAGCACCACAGGTACCTGTGGCAGAAGTTCCGGCCGCCATGCCTCCTACGCAGGGGGTGGCAACACCGCAGCCGGTGGAAGTGGCCGTTACGCAGCAAGCAGCCGCCGAAAAGATGACCGCTGAGCAGGCTGCCATCGCCAATGCGGCCGCTGCGGCCGAGAAAATCCGGGTGCTCGTCGCTGAACAGCAAGCTCAAGCCAGCGCCATGCAGCAACGTCCGCAACAGGAGGCCCAGGAACGCCTGCTTGCCGAAAAAATAGCCGCTGAGCAGGCAACTGCCGCCGCTGAAGCCGAAAAAACCCGCATGCAGGCTGCCACTGCCCAGCAACAGGAGGCGCTCGCCGCCCAACAGCGCATGGCCGCCGAACAGACCGCTGCTGAGAACGAAAAAGTACGTCAACAGGCCCAGGCCGCTGCGATGCAACAGCAGCAGGAACAACTTGCCGCGCAGCAGCGTATGGCTGCGGAACAGGCCGCTGCCGCCGCCATGCAGCGCCAGCAGGAGGAAGCGGCACGCCGTGTCGCCGAGGAGCAACAGATGCGCGCCCAACAAGAAGCCGAACGTCGAGCCCAGGAGATGGCGCAGCGCCAGGCGGAAGAAGCCGCCAGGCGTGCGCAGGAGGCTGAGATGCGCCGTGCCCAGGAAATGGCCCAGCGTCAGGCTGAGGAGCAGGCACGCCGTGCCGCTGAAGAACAGATGCGCGCCCAGCAAGAGGCCGCGCAACGCGCTGCCCAAGAGATGGCTCAACGTCAGGCCGAGGAAGCCGCCCGTCGTGCCCAGGAAGAAGCCCAGCGTGCCGCTGCTGAAGCCGCGCAACGCGCTGCGGAAGAGGCCGCACGCCGCGCAGCCGAAGAAGCCGCGCGCAATCAGCCGCAGCCAGCGCCTCCAGGTCAGTAA
- a CDS encoding porin: protein MFKTKPHSAFARLLALITAVTIALPPSLPLAASPAMEKLFYILKQKGSITADEYDLLIQTMKDEEKGAPKASTPAPALEKRLTQAESKVENLESTLLSTKGQVEEISRVSDNTSPSTMSKTDLDALLSDKWYERIKLRGYVQTRFIGLIGDGDNPGVVQPNDPFVSDTQSLGIRRGRLVLSGDVTDHLYLYLQTDFMAGVGGVNALQARDVYADVSLDPAREFRVRLGLSKVPYGFSNLQSSQNRYALERPDALNSAVEGERDLGAYFIWAPYHIRNRYKDLVKAGLRGSGDYGVLNVGVYSGQGINNADRNGDMHYIARLAYPFEFDNGQILEVGASYYSGRYVPTTAGTFTPAGVAVTPNVIGGGGVRDSRVAINAILYPQPFGLEAEWTWGEGPQLSDDLRTISSAALSGGFVQAVYRHVFANQAELLPFVRWQHFDGARKFAANAPKNNVDEIAIGLEYIPYPELELTLMYARGSRTNTTDNPTVAGPRYRDVDYSYLGIQAQINF from the coding sequence ACCTCACAGCGCTTTCGCCCGATTGCTCGCCCTCATCACGGCGGTCACCATAGCCCTGCCACCCTCCCTGCCGCTGGCCGCCAGCCCGGCGATGGAGAAATTGTTCTACATCCTGAAGCAGAAGGGCTCGATCACCGCCGATGAATACGATCTGCTTATTCAGACGATGAAGGATGAGGAAAAGGGAGCGCCGAAGGCTTCCACTCCTGCTCCGGCACTGGAAAAGCGCCTGACCCAGGCGGAGTCGAAGGTCGAAAATCTCGAATCCACCCTCTTGAGCACCAAGGGCCAGGTGGAGGAAATCTCGCGCGTCAGCGACAACACCTCCCCCTCCACGATGAGCAAGACGGACCTCGACGCCCTGCTCTCCGACAAGTGGTATGAGCGCATCAAGCTGCGCGGGTATGTGCAGACCCGCTTCATCGGCCTCATCGGTGATGGAGACAATCCGGGCGTCGTTCAGCCGAACGATCCCTTCGTCAGCGACACTCAAAGCCTTGGCATTCGTCGCGGGCGTCTCGTGCTCAGTGGTGATGTGACCGACCATCTCTACCTTTACCTGCAAACCGACTTCATGGCTGGTGTTGGCGGCGTGAACGCCCTGCAGGCCCGTGATGTGTACGCAGACGTGTCCCTTGACCCCGCCCGTGAGTTCCGCGTGCGCCTGGGTCTCTCGAAGGTGCCGTACGGCTTCTCGAACCTGCAATCCTCGCAGAATCGCTACGCGCTGGAGCGCCCGGACGCGCTGAACTCCGCCGTGGAGGGTGAGCGCGACCTCGGCGCTTACTTCATCTGGGCGCCTTATCACATCCGCAACCGCTACAAGGATCTCGTGAAAGCGGGTCTGCGCGGTTCCGGCGACTATGGAGTGTTGAACGTGGGCGTGTACAGCGGCCAAGGCATCAACAACGCCGACCGCAATGGCGACATGCACTACATCGCCCGCCTGGCCTATCCGTTCGAGTTCGACAACGGTCAGATCCTCGAAGTCGGTGCCAGCTATTACAGCGGACGTTATGTGCCAACTACCGCTGGGACTTTCACCCCTGCGGGGGTGGCAGTTACGCCGAACGTCATCGGTGGCGGTGGCGTTCGCGACAGCCGCGTGGCGATCAATGCCATTCTTTATCCGCAGCCCTTCGGTCTGGAGGCCGAATGGACTTGGGGCGAGGGCCCGCAGCTCAGCGACGATCTGCGCACCATCAGCAGTGCGGCTCTGAGCGGCGGCTTTGTGCAGGCGGTTTATCGCCATGTCTTCGCCAATCAAGCGGAGCTGCTTCCGTTTGTGCGCTGGCAGCATTTTGACGGCGCCCGCAAATTCGCCGCCAACGCGCCGAAAAACAACGTCGATGAGATCGCCATCGGCCTGGAATACATTCCCTATCCCGAACTGGAGCTGACCCTGATGTACGCACGCGGCTCGCGCACCAACACCACGGACAATCCGACGGTGGCAGGCCCGCGCTACCGCGATGTGGATTACAGTTACCTCGGCATCCAGGCGCAGATCAATTTCTGA